In a single window of the Zonotrichia leucophrys gambelii isolate GWCS_2022_RI chromosome 2, RI_Zleu_2.0, whole genome shotgun sequence genome:
- the NHLRC1 gene encoding E3 ubiquitin-protein ligase NHLRC1, with amino-acid sequence MAAEDEAELSLLECRVCFEPYGPDGQRRPLNLPCGHVLCRGCVGALAGAERRRLECPFCRRLCGPAETSECRPLLQLLELLGPAGGGLASALGRSGGGAAAAAPAGLGLRLCLGGWGSLVNPTGVAACPGSGRLAVAHDGKKRIHVFGPSGFCLRRFGERGDANNDIKYALDVTVTSDGHVVVTDGGDCSVKAFDSEGRGVLAVREGFCLPWGLDAAAKSEVILTDSEAGALYRLAADFQRGELKKCQMIRSRLVSPRAVAVCQSSGAVVVVEHLKARGPSKGSTRVTILSAEMDLIGQVDSFGLNLVFPSRIYATAVAFDREGRVIVTDVCSQAVICLGKPEEFPSFNPLISHGLSYPVGLTYTANNSLVVLDSGDHSVKVYSST; translated from the coding sequence ATGGCGGCGGAGGACGAGGCGGAGCTGAGCCTGCTGGAGTGCCGGGTGTGCTTCGAGCCGTACGGCCCCGacgggcagcggcggccgctCAACCTGCCCTGCGGGCACGTCCTCTGCCGGGGCTGCGTGGGGGCCCTGGCCGGCGCCGAGCGCCGGAGGCTGGAGTGTCCCTTCTGCCGGCGGCTCTGCGGGCCCGCCGAGACCAGCGAGTGCCGcccgctgctgcagctgctggagctcctgggccCCGCCGGCGGCGGCCTCGCCTCGGCCCTGGGcaggagcggcggcggggcggcggcggcggcccccgCGGGGCTCGGGCTGCGGCTGtgcctggggggctgggggtcgCTGGTGAACCCCACCGGCGTGGCGGCCTGCCCCGGGTCCGGCCGCCTGGCCGTGGCACACGACGGCAAGAAGAGGATCCACGTCTTCGGGCCGAGCGGGTTCTGCCTGCGGCGGTTCGGGGAGCGGGGGGACGCGAACAACGACATCAAGTACGCGCTCGATGTGACGGTCACGTCCGACGGACACGTGGTGGTCACCGACGGCGGGGACTGCTCCGTGAAAGCCTTCGATTCTGAGGGAAGGGGGGTCCTGGCCGTGCGGGAAGGCTTCTGCTTGCCCTGGGGCTTGGATGCCGCCGCCAAGAGCGAAGTGATCCTGACCGACTCGGAGGCTGGCGCGCTGTACCGCTTGGCGGCCGACTTCCAAAGGGGGGAATTAAAGAAGTGCCAGATGATCCGGTCCCGGCTTGTCAGCCCCAGAGCTGTCGCTGTCTGCCAGAGCTCGGGTGCTGTCGTGGTAGTAGAGCACCTGAAAGCCCGAGGTCCGAGCAAGGGCAGCACCCGAGTGACGATACTCAGTGCGGAGATGGATCTCATCGGCCAGGTGGACAGCTTCGGTCTGAACCTCGTTTTCCCCTCCAGAATATACGCTACGGCTGTGGCCTTTGATAGAGAAGGTCGTGTTATAGTAACGGATGTTTGTAGCCAGGCTGTCATATGCTTAGGGAAACCTGAGGAATTTCCCAGCTTTAACCCTCTAATTAGCCACGGGCTTTCTTACCCTGTCGGACTGACTTACACGGCAAACAATTCCCTCGTCGTTTTAGATAGCGGTGATCATTCAGTGAAAGTATATAGCTCTACCTGA